The region CCTTCAATTGGTTCGCTCACACAAAGCATAAAGGGCTGATAAGGTGAAAAGGCGAGAAGAGAGTTTTCTTCAAAATGATGTTCAGCAAAATCGGCTTTTACTTTGCCTTTTCCTTTGGTTACCCAGATTAAAGAATAATAATTATTTCGCTGTAAATGATCAAAATGACTGTTGTTATCAAAAGGAAGAATTTTGAAAGCCAAATTACCATTCTGCGGATTTATTAAAGTAAAAACATTTTGAGAGCTCATATTCAGTTTCATTTTTGAAAGCATAAAGATAGTTATGAAATAAATTCACAACTATCTTTATAAATTGTTTTTTGTTATAATGATTGTGCCACTTTTGATTAAACAGTTGGGAAATCAATTTCTGTGTTTGCTACGTTGTTGAAATAGTTTGTTAAAACATTTAAAGCTACATGACCAATAGTTTCTGCAATTTCAGCATCAGAAACCCCTGCATTTTTGGCTTTATTCACATCTTCATCATTTACTAAACCGCCTTTGCTTATTAATGTTTTAGCCAATTGTAAAATCGCTTCAGTTTTAGCATCTGTAGAATTTCCTGATCTTGCTGCGTGTAAAACTGCCGGATCTGCTTTTATTAATTTTTCTCCAATAAAAGTGTGCGCTGCCAAACAGTAATCACACGAGTTGCTTTCTGAAACTGCTAATGCAATTAATTCACCTGTTTTTGCACTTAATTTTCCATGGCTTAATGCGCCGCTTAAATTTAAATATCCTTCCAAAACTGCCGGAGAATTTCCCATTGTTCTCATCATGTTTGGTACAACGCCTAATTTTGCCTGAACTGCGTTGAATAAATCTTTAGTTTTTCCTGTTGCTTCTTCTGGGTTTAATGCTGTTAATCGTGCCATCGTATTTAATTTTTAATGTTATTATTAGTTGTTGTCTTTTGACATTACAAAGTTGCGACGATTGCAGATTTTAAAACATGGAGAATGTACGCTATGTGATGGATAATTTTCCCTGAGTTTTTTTCAGGAGCTAATCCAGCTTTCCGTTTCAAGTCCTCGCACAAAACTCTAATTTTCTAAACCATAAAACGAGCTTCCGTTGGTCGCTGTTTTCTGGCAAGAAAATTAGAGTTTTGCGCTCCGGGCTTTCCACTTCAATCTGGGCTAGGGCACTCGGTTTCAAAAGAGTATTTTCGTCTAGTTTATCATCCTGACGAAGGAAGGATCTCCGCAAGTAGCTCCATAAAGATTGTCGATTCTCATTGCGGAATTTCTAGTGTGATTCCTCGTTCCTCGGAATGACAAGATTGAGAAAAGTTCTATCCCGTCTAGTTTGTCATCCTGACGAAGGAAGGATCTCCGCAAGTAGCTCCATAAAGATTGTCGATTCTCATTGCGGAATTTCTAGTGCGATTTCTCGTTTCTCGAAATGACAAATAAGTCGTAAAAAAATAGGTTGTTCCTTAGGAACAACCTATTTTTAAAATTATATTCTAGAAAAACTTACTTCAAAACCCCTTCAACAGCCTGAATAGTCGTTGCATGATAACCGGACTTTGCTTTATCAAAAACCTGTTTAGCCCAAACTTTTCCTTCCGGAGTTTTAGCCATCTCTTTATAAAGCATCATAACAGAACCTGTTCTGCTGATTCCAATCAAAAATTGTTCAATTGCAGGATCAGCAGCTTTATATTTATGACGAATTGCCTGTACAAACCATTGGCGTTTGATAATGAAGTTTCCACCTTTTGTAAAATTGAATTCTTTATCAATTGCTTCCATTTCTTTTGCTGTAATATCAGATGGAAGATGATCTATAAAATGTTGTTTTTCCGCAGTTGTGGTGATTTTTT is a window of Flavobacterium crocinum DNA encoding:
- a CDS encoding carboxymuconolactone decarboxylase family protein — translated: MARLTALNPEEATGKTKDLFNAVQAKLGVVPNMMRTMGNSPAVLEGYLNLSGALSHGKLSAKTGELIALAVSESNSCDYCLAAHTFIGEKLIKADPAVLHAARSGNSTDAKTEAILQLAKTLISKGGLVNDEDVNKAKNAGVSDAEIAETIGHVALNVLTNYFNNVANTEIDFPTV